Proteins encoded together in one Coffea arabica cultivar ET-39 chromosome 2c, Coffea Arabica ET-39 HiFi, whole genome shotgun sequence window:
- the LOC113731198 gene encoding uncharacterized protein, producing the protein MSPPPGLYSGTSTLALVARASVLTFGVVYGNLKLKYLKVKANSLKKAEAKAHH; encoded by the exons ATGTCGCCTCCTCCTGGACTCTACTCCGGCACCAGCACTCTCGCCTTG GTGGCTCGTGCTTCAGTCTTAACGTTTGGAGTCGTCTATGGAAACCTGAAGCTCAAGTATCTTAAG GTGAAGGCCAACTCTCTGAAGAAGGCTGAAGCCAAGGCACATCACTGA